The proteins below come from a single Leifsonia sp. 1010 genomic window:
- a CDS encoding carbohydrate ABC transporter permease — protein sequence MTTTAPEKTETPRTIRARRKQTPQAAARKTLLYAVLIVLALVVILPLLWILLTSFKTDGDAIRNPYSAIPNPFSTEAYTTLSSGQQPVFRWFLNSLAAAALQTVLILITASMAAYALARLEFWGKRIVFGLIISTLLVPPVIFLIPNYLIVQNLGWLDTLWAITIPGAASAFGVFFLRQFFVGLPAEIEEAARIDGAGDIRIFLQIVLPLARPALATLAVLSFLANWNDFLWPVYVLLSPENLTLQPGLSQLQGAYSTHYAIVMAGAVIASVPVLILFFFAQKQIVESVATSGVKG from the coding sequence ATGACGACGACGGCTCCCGAGAAGACGGAGACCCCGCGGACCATCCGCGCGCGGCGCAAGCAGACACCGCAGGCGGCAGCTCGCAAGACCCTGCTCTACGCCGTGCTGATCGTTCTGGCGCTGGTGGTCATCCTTCCGCTGCTGTGGATCCTGCTGACCTCGTTCAAGACCGACGGCGACGCCATCCGCAATCCGTACTCGGCGATCCCCAACCCGTTCTCGACCGAGGCGTACACGACCCTTTCGAGCGGTCAGCAGCCGGTGTTCCGCTGGTTCCTGAACAGCCTCGCCGCCGCCGCGCTGCAGACCGTGCTCATCCTGATCACGGCGAGCATGGCCGCCTACGCCCTGGCGCGCCTCGAGTTCTGGGGCAAGCGGATCGTTTTCGGCCTGATCATCTCCACGCTGCTCGTCCCGCCGGTCATCTTCCTCATCCCGAACTACCTGATCGTGCAGAACCTCGGGTGGCTCGACACGCTGTGGGCGATCACCATCCCGGGCGCGGCCAGCGCGTTCGGAGTGTTCTTCCTCCGGCAGTTCTTCGTGGGCCTTCCGGCGGAGATCGAGGAGGCGGCGCGGATCGACGGAGCGGGTGACATCCGGATCTTCCTGCAGATCGTGCTGCCGCTCGCACGCCCGGCTCTCGCGACGCTCGCGGTGCTGAGCTTCCTCGCCAACTGGAACGACTTCCTCTGGCCGGTGTACGTGCTGCTGAGCCCGGAGAACCTGACGCTCCAGCCCGGTCTGTCGCAGCTGCAGGGCGCGTACTCCACGCACTACGCCATCGTGATGGCGGGTGCCGTGATCGCGTCGGTGCCGGTGCTCATCCTGTTCTTCTTCGCGCAGAAGCAGATCGTCGAGAGCGTCGCCACCAGCGGGGTCAAGGGGTGA
- a CDS encoding sugar ABC transporter permease: protein MTDTASIVAPRETGAPRPSRSGRKAGRRPGAPRRTGVAYLFLAPFLILFIVFVLAPAVFGLWISLTNWSPFRATQKFIGLQNYIDLFTPGSATSGDFWQSMAATGIFTLASVPFLLIIPLLIAVLLNQKIRAGSFFRGVFFAPYVLGVAVISVIWKYLLDTQSGIINHLLGMIGLPDNLPWTVDVPWVWVTLAGVTVWWTMGFNTVIILAGLKGISPDLYEAAALDGAGAWRQFISVTLPGLRQVMTFVITITILASANMFGQAFLITKGGPGNTTRTAIMYIADQGLSQNNLAAAAAMSYVLFAFLAIISIINFRLQRERAEKSAS from the coding sequence GTGACTGACACCGCTTCGATCGTGGCGCCCCGGGAGACCGGGGCGCCACGCCCGTCCCGCTCCGGCAGGAAGGCCGGCCGGCGGCCGGGCGCCCCCCGGCGCACCGGTGTCGCCTACCTCTTCCTGGCGCCGTTCCTCATCCTGTTCATCGTGTTCGTCCTGGCGCCCGCGGTGTTCGGCCTGTGGATCAGTCTCACGAACTGGAGCCCGTTCCGGGCCACCCAGAAGTTCATCGGACTCCAGAACTACATCGACCTGTTCACCCCGGGAAGCGCCACGTCGGGCGACTTCTGGCAGTCGATGGCCGCGACCGGGATCTTCACGCTCGCCAGCGTCCCGTTCCTCCTGATCATCCCGCTGCTGATCGCGGTGCTGCTCAACCAGAAGATCCGCGCCGGCTCGTTCTTCCGCGGCGTCTTCTTCGCCCCCTACGTGCTCGGCGTCGCCGTCATCAGTGTCATCTGGAAGTACCTCCTCGACACCCAGTCCGGCATCATCAACCACCTGCTGGGCATGATCGGCCTGCCCGACAACCTTCCCTGGACCGTGGACGTGCCGTGGGTGTGGGTCACCCTGGCGGGCGTCACCGTGTGGTGGACCATGGGCTTCAACACGGTCATCATCCTGGCCGGTCTGAAGGGCATCAGTCCCGACCTCTACGAAGCAGCCGCGCTGGACGGCGCAGGCGCCTGGCGCCAGTTCATCAGCGTGACGCTGCCGGGCCTCCGCCAGGTCATGACCTTCGTCATCACCATCACCATCCTCGCGAGCGCGAACATGTTCGGCCAGGCGTTCCTCATCACGAAGGGCGGTCCGGGCAACACGACCCGCACGGCGATCATGTACATCGCCGACCAGGGCCTGTCGCAGAACAACCTGGCCGCCGCGGCGGCGATGAGCTACGTGCTGTTCGCCTTCCTCGCGATCATCAGCATCATCAACTTCCGCCTCCAGCGGGAGCGGGCAGAGAAGAGCGCCTCATGA
- a CDS encoding ABC transporter substrate-binding protein, with amino-acid sequence MKKRFAARAIAVAVTAGLGLALTACGSSSSGGGGDVSSADYTGPKVNISFWNGWTGGAAPVLVPKLIEKFNSEHKNIVVKDVPMEWADIARKMPLAVKAGKGPDVAVGHGDDIATYAAQGLVLKADSIVKSLGYKADDFPEGLLDAGKYNGSQYAVPWSITPLGLYVNKDVLQSAGVDPNTIPQDKDSYLAALEKLKAAGVQGEWVDGYVFTGTFEFESLLWQFGGDLFNKDVSKATFNSEAGVKALTWMTDLIKKGYSPADVAQDGNINALIAGKNAFNWNGVWQTTNTAFDKLKWQAVAVPQIGDEKAVWSSSTHWMFMNNKGQDKNKTAAAATFVKWMNDNSADWPKTGELPAKNSVRDDPKLVQTYPNLKPFLDELPYAHYEPIAPGITTVEATITVAVNEAITGKKDPKQALDDAAAKADTLLKQNKEKYGD; translated from the coding sequence ATGAAAAAGCGATTCGCCGCACGTGCGATCGCAGTGGCGGTCACCGCGGGCCTCGGGCTCGCGCTGACGGCCTGCGGAAGCAGCAGCTCGGGAGGCGGCGGAGACGTCTCCTCCGCCGACTACACCGGACCGAAGGTCAACATCAGCTTCTGGAACGGCTGGACCGGTGGCGCCGCTCCCGTGCTCGTGCCGAAGCTGATCGAGAAGTTCAACTCCGAGCACAAGAACATCGTCGTCAAGGATGTTCCGATGGAGTGGGCGGACATCGCCCGCAAGATGCCCCTGGCCGTGAAGGCAGGCAAGGGCCCGGATGTCGCGGTCGGCCACGGCGACGACATCGCCACCTACGCGGCCCAGGGTCTCGTGCTCAAGGCGGACAGCATCGTGAAGTCCCTCGGCTACAAGGCCGACGACTTCCCCGAGGGGCTGCTCGACGCCGGCAAGTACAACGGCAGCCAGTACGCCGTGCCGTGGAGCATCACGCCGCTCGGCCTGTACGTCAACAAGGACGTGCTCCAGTCGGCCGGAGTCGACCCGAACACCATTCCGCAGGACAAGGACTCGTACCTGGCGGCGCTCGAGAAGCTGAAGGCCGCGGGTGTCCAGGGTGAGTGGGTCGACGGTTACGTCTTCACCGGAACCTTCGAGTTCGAGAGCCTCCTCTGGCAGTTCGGCGGAGACCTCTTCAACAAGGATGTCTCGAAGGCGACCTTCAACTCGGAGGCGGGCGTCAAGGCCCTCACCTGGATGACCGACCTGATCAAGAAGGGCTACAGCCCGGCCGACGTTGCGCAGGACGGCAACATCAACGCCCTCATCGCCGGCAAGAACGCCTTCAACTGGAACGGCGTCTGGCAGACCACGAACACCGCGTTCGACAAGCTGAAGTGGCAGGCCGTCGCCGTGCCGCAGATCGGCGACGAGAAGGCCGTCTGGTCGAGCTCGACCCACTGGATGTTCATGAACAACAAGGGTCAGGACAAGAACAAGACCGCCGCCGCTGCGACGTTCGTCAAGTGGATGAACGACAACTCGGCCGACTGGCCCAAGACCGGTGAGCTGCCCGCCAAGAACTCGGTTCGCGACGACCCGAAGCTGGTGCAGACCTACCCCAACCTGAAGCCGTTCCTCGACGAGCTGCCGTACGCGCACTACGAGCCCATCGCACCGGGCATCACCACGGTGGAGGCGACGATCACCGTCGCGGTGAACGAGGCCATCACCGGCAAGAAGGATCCGAAGCAGGCTCTGGACGACGCGGCTGCCAAGGCCGACACCCTGCTGAAGCAGAACAAAGAGAAGTACGGTGACTGA
- a CDS encoding LacI family DNA-binding transcriptional regulator: MAVRLQDVAEHAGVSMKTVSNVVRNYAHVSPAMRERVQRAIDELGYRPNIMGRRLATGRTGLLALAFADVTLPYFAELARVVADEAERRGYRVLLEQTEGTIEGERAVVSAGESGLVDGMIFQPSVMNSAELAQSRTDIPLVVLGENAAPLTVDRIMIDNVEAARTATEHLLSLGRKRIAFAGHESARPTRTSKLRIAGYQQALEDAGITPEPELLISSIAVSAGNAVRAVGSALDAGLRFDGLVCRDDLAAIGALRALQERGIHVPDDVAVTGWDNTPMTAVTYPSITSVAPDMRGLASRAVEMLLERVGGFDGMGRHELAPFSLVTRESAPALA; this comes from the coding sequence ATGGCCGTCAGGCTTCAGGATGTGGCGGAGCACGCGGGCGTGTCCATGAAGACCGTCTCGAACGTGGTCCGCAACTACGCGCATGTCAGCCCGGCGATGCGGGAGCGTGTGCAGCGCGCGATCGACGAGCTCGGCTACCGCCCCAACATCATGGGACGCCGCCTGGCGACCGGCCGAACGGGCCTGCTCGCCCTGGCCTTCGCCGACGTGACCCTGCCGTACTTCGCCGAACTCGCGCGCGTCGTGGCCGACGAGGCGGAGCGCCGCGGCTACCGCGTGCTGCTGGAGCAGACGGAGGGGACGATCGAGGGCGAGCGCGCCGTCGTCTCGGCCGGCGAGTCCGGGTTGGTGGACGGAATGATCTTCCAGCCGAGCGTCATGAACTCCGCCGAGCTGGCGCAGTCGCGCACCGACATCCCGCTGGTCGTCCTGGGCGAGAACGCCGCTCCGCTGACCGTCGACCGCATCATGATCGACAACGTGGAGGCCGCCAGGACGGCGACGGAGCACCTGCTGTCGCTCGGCCGGAAGCGGATCGCGTTCGCCGGGCACGAGAGCGCCCGGCCGACGCGGACGTCGAAGCTCCGGATCGCCGGATATCAGCAGGCGCTCGAGGATGCGGGCATCACTCCGGAACCGGAGCTGCTGATCTCGAGCATCGCCGTCTCCGCGGGCAACGCCGTGCGCGCCGTCGGCTCCGCACTCGACGCCGGCCTGCGCTTCGACGGCCTGGTCTGCCGCGACGACCTCGCCGCGATCGGCGCTCTGCGCGCCCTGCAGGAGCGCGGCATCCACGTGCCCGACGACGTCGCGGTGACGGGATGGGACAACACGCCGATGACGGCGGTCACCTACCCGTCGATCACCTCGGTCGCGCCGGACATGCGCGGTCTCGCATCCCGCGCGGTGGAGATGCTGCTGGAGCGCGTCGGCGGCTTCGACGGCATGGGCCGCCACGAGCTCGCCCCCTTCTCGCTGGTCACCCGGGAGAGCGCGCCCGCCCTCGCCTGA
- a CDS encoding sugar-binding domain-containing protein, which translates to MLTEERRTDAATAQDGRYPRPQLVRADWLDLSGPWTFAFDDDDRGLREHWESARSLGGVIQVPFPFESDASGVGDTGFHPVVWYQRTVLRDEVPAGERLLLNFGAVDHACEVWIDGRSAGRHEGGSTPFSLDITDLVGDGDFSVTVRAQDDPADVAQPRGKQDWRHHPHSIWYHRTTGIWQPVWLEAAAALRVEQLHWMTDVPAGEVTAQLRLSRSAPAGTTARITVQLGGEPLASVETAITGREVEIPFRIHRQTNGQAYEELLWSPAHPTLLDATVTLQGAEGAADVVASYFGLRSTAVEGGRFLLNDRPLYLRSVLNQGYWPESHSAAPSADALRAEAQLILDLGFNATRLHQKYEDPRFLFWADKLGLLVWGEAPAAYAFSPEAVRRSIAEWSAILDRDRSHPSIVTWVPLNESWGVQHLAHDPRMVSYAKALVHLTKTVDPSRPVISNDGWEHAASDILSIHDYDHDPERVRERYATREGILGAPFTLPGRRLVVDAEQRLDAPIMLTEFGGISYTENGPEDAWGYSTATSTADLVERLRALVGAVRASAPLAGYCYTQLADTGQETNGLVFEDRRPKAPIEQLRAIFGA; encoded by the coding sequence ATGCTCACCGAGGAACGCCGCACGGATGCGGCCACCGCTCAGGACGGCCGCTACCCGCGGCCGCAGCTCGTCCGGGCCGACTGGCTCGACCTCTCCGGTCCGTGGACCTTCGCGTTCGACGACGACGACCGCGGGCTGCGTGAGCACTGGGAGTCGGCCCGGTCGCTGGGCGGTGTCATCCAGGTGCCCTTCCCGTTCGAGTCGGATGCGTCGGGCGTCGGCGACACGGGCTTCCACCCGGTCGTCTGGTACCAGCGCACCGTCCTGCGCGACGAGGTGCCGGCCGGCGAGCGCCTGCTGCTGAACTTCGGCGCGGTCGACCACGCCTGCGAGGTCTGGATCGACGGCCGATCGGCAGGACGGCACGAAGGCGGCTCGACCCCGTTCTCCCTCGACATCACCGACCTCGTCGGCGACGGCGACTTCTCGGTCACCGTGCGGGCGCAGGACGACCCGGCCGACGTTGCGCAGCCGCGCGGCAAGCAGGACTGGCGGCACCATCCGCACTCGATCTGGTACCACCGCACGACCGGGATCTGGCAGCCGGTCTGGCTGGAGGCGGCCGCCGCACTCCGCGTCGAGCAGCTGCACTGGATGACCGACGTGCCCGCGGGCGAGGTCACGGCGCAGCTCCGCCTGAGCCGGTCGGCGCCGGCGGGCACGACCGCCCGGATCACGGTGCAGCTGGGCGGCGAACCGCTCGCGAGCGTCGAGACCGCGATCACCGGACGCGAGGTGGAGATCCCGTTCCGCATCCACCGCCAGACCAACGGGCAGGCCTACGAGGAGCTGCTGTGGTCGCCGGCGCACCCCACGCTGCTGGATGCGACGGTGACGTTGCAGGGCGCCGAGGGCGCGGCCGATGTCGTCGCGTCGTACTTCGGGCTGCGGTCCACCGCGGTCGAGGGCGGCCGGTTCCTGCTGAACGACCGACCCCTGTATCTGCGCTCCGTGCTGAACCAGGGCTACTGGCCCGAGTCGCATTCGGCGGCGCCGAGCGCGGACGCCCTGCGCGCCGAGGCCCAGCTCATCCTCGACCTCGGTTTCAACGCCACGCGCCTGCACCAGAAGTACGAGGACCCCCGCTTCCTGTTCTGGGCCGACAAGCTGGGCCTGCTCGTCTGGGGCGAGGCGCCGGCGGCGTACGCGTTCAGCCCGGAGGCCGTGCGACGCAGCATCGCCGAATGGTCGGCGATCCTCGACCGCGACCGGTCGCATCCCTCGATCGTCACCTGGGTGCCGCTCAACGAGAGCTGGGGTGTGCAGCACCTCGCCCACGACCCGCGGATGGTGTCGTACGCGAAGGCGCTCGTGCATCTCACCAAGACGGTCGACCCGAGCCGGCCGGTCATCTCCAACGACGGCTGGGAGCACGCGGCGTCCGACATCCTGTCCATCCACGACTACGACCACGACCCGGAGCGGGTCCGCGAGCGCTACGCGACGCGCGAGGGCATCCTCGGGGCGCCGTTCACGCTCCCGGGCCGCCGACTGGTGGTTGACGCCGAGCAGCGGCTCGACGCCCCCATCATGCTGACGGAGTTCGGCGGCATCTCGTACACCGAGAACGGGCCGGAGGACGCCTGGGGCTATTCGACGGCGACCAGCACCGCGGACCTCGTGGAGCGCCTGCGGGCCCTCGTCGGCGCCGTGCGCGCGTCCGCTCCTCTCGCGGGCTATTGCTACACGCAGCTGGCCGACACCGGTCAGGAGACGAACGGACTGGTCTTCGAGGACCGCCGCCCCAAGGCGCCGATCGAGCAGCTGCGGGCGATCTTCGGCGCGTGA
- a CDS encoding GNAT family N-acetyltransferase has translation MLLPDAASLDRLADHGWPALEREQLEGWTLRASSGVTNRANSVLTSGAVDDLDSAVDAAERWYAARSLPPVFQVSPASSPALTDVLRGRGYRDHSPTDILVADRAAAAVPAVDPAVRITDCPDEAWLDTWWSVDGRGGAAERDVAARILRGGPALYAAHGDLAAPDPVARLALVGEWGGLYAVATRPEARRRGLARALVQALSTASAEHGVSGLWLQVLADNAAAHALYASLGFRPVSHYSYWF, from the coding sequence GTGCTCCTCCCTGACGCCGCCTCCCTCGATCGCCTCGCCGACCATGGCTGGCCGGCGCTCGAACGCGAGCAGCTGGAAGGGTGGACGCTGCGCGCCTCCTCCGGCGTCACCAACCGGGCGAACTCGGTTCTGACCTCGGGTGCCGTCGACGATCTCGACTCCGCGGTGGATGCGGCCGAGCGCTGGTACGCCGCGCGGTCCCTCCCTCCGGTGTTCCAGGTGAGCCCCGCCTCGTCTCCCGCGCTGACCGATGTGCTCCGCGGACGCGGGTATCGCGACCACTCGCCGACGGACATCCTCGTTGCCGACCGTGCCGCCGCCGCGGTGCCCGCGGTCGATCCCGCCGTGCGGATCACCGACTGTCCGGACGAGGCGTGGCTCGACACCTGGTGGTCCGTCGACGGCCGGGGCGGAGCCGCCGAGCGCGATGTCGCCGCGCGCATCCTCCGCGGCGGTCCGGCTCTGTACGCCGCGCACGGCGACCTGGCCGCGCCGGACCCCGTCGCCCGGCTCGCGCTCGTGGGCGAGTGGGGAGGGCTGTACGCCGTCGCGACGCGTCCGGAGGCCCGGCGCCGCGGGCTCGCCCGCGCGCTCGTCCAGGCGCTCTCCACCGCATCCGCCGAGCACGGTGTCAGCGGCCTGTGGCTGCAGGTGCTCGCGGACAACGCCGCGGCCCACGCCCTCTACGCGTCGCTGGGCTTCCGGCCGGTGTCGCACTACTCCTACTGGTTCTGA
- the galU gene encoding UTP--glucose-1-phosphate uridylyltransferase GalU — MTSYVTKAVIPAAGLGTRFLPATKAMPKEMLPVVDKPAIQYVVEEAVTSGLNDVLLITGRNKNALENHFDRNAELEDALEKKGDRDKLLKVSYSTSLADMHYVRQGDPKGLGHAVLRAKMHIGHEPFAVLLGDDIIDARDPLLARMLEVQHALNTTVVALMEVPPESIHLYGAAAVVETDDEDVVRITGLVEKPSRENAPSNYAVIGRYVLRPEIFDILEKTEPGKGGEIQLTDALEGLATAPAWTGGVHGVIFRGRRYDTGDRLDYLKAIVQMAVAREDLGPELLPWLKEFAMNAGPAETAPIPTFPALPVAVPAPAAAAAPKPRVKTAAAKVAPTRELVPAPVA, encoded by the coding sequence ATGACCAGTTACGTGACGAAGGCGGTTATTCCGGCGGCGGGATTGGGAACGCGCTTCCTGCCGGCGACCAAGGCCATGCCGAAGGAGATGCTCCCGGTGGTCGACAAGCCGGCCATCCAGTACGTCGTCGAGGAGGCCGTCACCTCGGGCCTCAACGATGTGCTCCTCATCACCGGCCGCAACAAGAACGCGCTCGAGAACCACTTCGACCGCAACGCGGAGCTGGAGGACGCCCTCGAGAAGAAGGGCGACCGCGACAAGCTCCTCAAGGTCAGCTACTCGACCTCCCTCGCCGACATGCACTACGTGCGGCAGGGCGACCCGAAGGGCCTCGGGCACGCGGTGCTCCGCGCCAAGATGCACATCGGGCACGAGCCGTTCGCCGTGCTCCTCGGCGACGACATCATCGATGCCCGCGACCCGCTGCTCGCGCGGATGCTCGAAGTGCAGCACGCGCTCAACACGACCGTCGTCGCCCTGATGGAGGTGCCGCCGGAGTCCATCCACCTCTACGGCGCCGCCGCGGTGGTCGAGACGGACGACGAGGATGTGGTGCGCATCACGGGCCTCGTCGAGAAGCCCAGCCGCGAGAACGCGCCGTCGAACTACGCGGTCATCGGCCGGTACGTCCTGCGGCCCGAGATCTTCGACATCCTGGAGAAGACGGAGCCGGGCAAGGGCGGAGAGATCCAGCTGACGGATGCGCTCGAAGGGCTCGCGACCGCTCCGGCGTGGACGGGCGGTGTGCACGGCGTCATCTTCCGCGGGCGTCGCTACGACACCGGCGATCGGCTCGACTACCTGAAGGCGATCGTGCAGATGGCGGTCGCCCGGGAGGATCTCGGACCCGAGCTCCTGCCGTGGCTCAAGGAGTTCGCCATGAACGCCGGGCCGGCCGAGACCGCGCCGATCCCGACGTTCCCCGCGCTCCCGGTCGCCGTTCCGGCGCCAGCCGCGGCCGCCGCGCCCAAGCCTCGAGTGAAGACCGCGGCCGCCAAGGTCGCTCCGACGCGCGAACTGGTGCCCGCTCCCGTCGCCTGA
- a CDS encoding UDP-glucose/GDP-mannose dehydrogenase family protein: MTAPKKSKVQPAPRISVIGTGYLGATHAAAMAELGFDVVGVDTDPRKVEELKEGRAPFFEPGLPELIRRNVAAGRLTFTTDLAEAVAVSDVHFICVGTPQQSGSFAANLSYVEAAARGIAENLTHDGLIVGKSTVPVGTGARLRAIIADAVPAGIDVELVWNPEFLREGKAVDDTLSPDRLVFGGTSAKAEATLRRIYEKPISEGCPVLVADLPTAELVKVSANAFLATKISFINAIAEVCDAAGADVSLLADALGHDVRIGRQFLNAGLGFGGGCLPKDIRALMYRSNELGAHAAVGLLQQVDEINMGRRQRVIDLALKALGGSVLNRRIGVLGAAFKPHTDDVRDSPALNVAAALHLRGAQVVVYDPQARETAQRLYPTLGYADSMDEALTGADLTVVLTEWNEFTTADPAALRELVRGRTVIDGRNCLDAAAWNRAGWSVLAMGTVPELAPLADDLAALAPVR; encoded by the coding sequence ATGACCGCTCCCAAGAAGTCCAAGGTCCAGCCCGCACCCCGCATCAGCGTGATCGGCACCGGCTACCTCGGCGCCACCCACGCGGCCGCCATGGCCGAGCTCGGCTTCGACGTCGTCGGCGTCGACACCGACCCGCGCAAGGTCGAGGAGCTGAAGGAGGGACGCGCTCCGTTCTTCGAGCCCGGCCTGCCGGAGCTCATCCGCCGGAACGTCGCCGCCGGGCGCCTCACGTTCACGACCGACCTCGCCGAGGCCGTCGCCGTCTCCGATGTGCACTTCATCTGCGTCGGCACGCCCCAGCAGTCGGGCTCGTTCGCGGCCAACCTCTCCTACGTGGAGGCTGCGGCCCGCGGCATCGCCGAGAACCTCACCCACGACGGGCTCATCGTGGGCAAGTCGACGGTGCCGGTCGGGACGGGCGCGCGGCTCCGCGCGATCATCGCGGACGCCGTGCCTGCAGGGATCGATGTCGAGCTCGTCTGGAATCCCGAGTTCCTGCGCGAAGGCAAGGCGGTGGACGACACGCTCTCGCCCGACCGTCTCGTGTTCGGCGGAACCTCCGCGAAGGCCGAGGCCACCCTCCGCCGCATCTACGAGAAGCCGATCTCCGAGGGCTGCCCGGTCCTCGTGGCCGACCTGCCGACGGCGGAGCTGGTGAAGGTCAGCGCCAACGCCTTCCTCGCCACGAAGATCTCGTTCATCAACGCGATCGCCGAGGTGTGCGACGCAGCCGGGGCGGACGTTTCGCTGCTCGCGGACGCTCTCGGCCACGATGTGCGGATCGGCCGTCAGTTCCTCAACGCCGGCCTCGGCTTCGGCGGCGGGTGCCTGCCGAAGGACATCCGCGCTCTCATGTACCGCTCGAACGAGCTGGGAGCGCACGCCGCGGTCGGTCTGCTGCAACAGGTGGACGAGATCAACATGGGTCGCCGTCAGCGGGTCATCGACCTGGCGCTGAAGGCGCTCGGCGGTTCGGTGCTCAACCGTCGCATCGGCGTGCTGGGTGCGGCATTCAAGCCCCACACCGACGACGTGCGCGACTCGCCCGCCCTCAACGTGGCGGCGGCACTGCACCTCCGCGGTGCGCAGGTCGTCGTCTACGACCCGCAGGCCCGCGAGACCGCCCAGCGGCTCTATCCCACCCTCGGGTATGCGGACTCGATGGACGAGGCGCTCACCGGAGCCGACCTGACGGTCGTACTCACCGAGTGGAACGAGTTCACGACGGCCGACCCGGCCGCCCTGCGCGAGCTGGTCCGGGGCCGGACGGTCATCGACGGCCGCAACTGCCTCGACGCCGCCGCGTGGAACCGCGCCGGGTGGAGCGTGCTCGCGATGGGCACCGTGCCCGAGCTCGCTCCGCTGGCCGACGACCTCGCAGCCCTCGCCCCCGTCCGCTGA
- a CDS encoding glycosyl hydrolase, translating into MSDQTAPARAAAWWSQSKSRSQATAVAALVLTAVLVGISAYVWVSPTGAPLRKVVDQAATAVTPFAAQNAELKRNLDKATETIASQKGKLTALQKATLAAQAAAAKQLATAQQKAAAAESQLASVKAQLSAAQAKGTSGSTASGSTASGHSGSGSSGSSGGDAAAPITAPARADLVNPAKRYYGMYTEQAPFNWATFDATSSKVGVSPNMVGYFSGWDETFRANAVTRSWQQGRMPMMTWESRPIDAGNDTVNAPAYSLPNIIRGDFDSYLHQYAKDIVATGLPLAIRLDHEMNGIWYPWAETDGQGNSINGNSAGDYVKMWRHVHDVFQQEGANNLVVWVWAPNIVNNLPAAHKAPGYLQSLYPGDAYVDWVGLSGYLRPPYKPDNDFSFDYTFKTSLNELRSITSKPIILAEVGASETEGHKAAWITSFFQALAKPENDDIIGFSWFNLAVTSYVEGVRATNDWRIDSRADSLSAFITGLTRPEDDFALTPAP; encoded by the coding sequence TTGTCTGACCAGACCGCCCCCGCACGGGCCGCCGCCTGGTGGTCCCAGTCCAAGTCCCGCTCGCAGGCGACCGCCGTCGCGGCCCTCGTCCTGACGGCCGTCCTCGTCGGCATCTCCGCCTACGTCTGGGTGTCGCCGACCGGCGCCCCGCTCCGCAAGGTCGTCGACCAGGCGGCGACGGCCGTCACCCCCTTCGCGGCCCAGAACGCCGAACTCAAGCGCAATCTCGACAAGGCCACCGAGACGATCGCCTCGCAGAAGGGCAAGCTGACCGCGCTGCAGAAGGCGACCCTCGCCGCCCAGGCCGCTGCCGCCAAGCAGCTCGCCACCGCCCAGCAGAAGGCCGCCGCGGCCGAGAGCCAGCTCGCCAGCGTGAAGGCGCAGCTGTCCGCCGCCCAGGCGAAGGGCACCTCCGGCTCGACCGCGTCGGGCTCCACTGCGTCGGGTCACAGCGGCTCCGGTTCGTCCGGGTCGTCCGGGGGAGACGCCGCCGCCCCGATCACCGCGCCTGCGCGCGCCGACCTGGTCAACCCCGCCAAGCGCTACTACGGCATGTACACCGAGCAGGCCCCGTTCAACTGGGCCACCTTCGACGCGACGAGCTCGAAGGTCGGCGTCTCACCCAACATGGTCGGCTACTTCAGCGGCTGGGATGAGACCTTCCGTGCCAACGCCGTCACCCGCTCCTGGCAGCAGGGCCGGATGCCGATGATGACCTGGGAATCGCGTCCCATCGACGCGGGCAACGACACCGTCAATGCGCCGGCGTACTCGCTCCCGAACATCATCCGCGGCGACTTCGACTCCTACCTCCACCAGTACGCCAAGGACATCGTGGCCACCGGTCTGCCGCTGGCGATCCGCCTCGACCACGAGATGAACGGCATCTGGTACCCGTGGGCGGAGACCGACGGGCAGGGCAACTCGATCAACGGCAACAGCGCGGGCGACTACGTGAAGATGTGGCGCCACGTCCACGACGTCTTCCAGCAGGAGGGCGCCAACAACCTGGTCGTCTGGGTCTGGGCGCCGAACATCGTCAACAACCTGCCTGCCGCGCACAAGGCGCCCGGCTACCTCCAGTCGCTGTACCCGGGCGACGCGTACGTCGACTGGGTCGGACTCTCCGGATACCTGCGCCCGCCGTACAAGCCCGACAACGACTTCAGCTTCGACTACACGTTCAAGACGAGCCTCAACGAGCTGCGCTCCATCACGAGCAAGCCGATCATCCTCGCCGAGGTCGGGGCGTCGGAGACGGAAGGCCACAAGGCCGCCTGGATCACCTCATTCTTCCAGGCGCTCGCGAAACCGGAGAACGACGACATCATCGGCTTCTCCTGGTTCAACCTCGCGGTGACCAGCTACGTCGAAGGCGTCCGCGCCACAAACGACTGGCGCATCGACTCCCGGGCGGACTCGCTCTCCGCCTTCATCACCGGCCTGACCAGACCTGAGGACGACTTCGCCCTCACTCCCGCTCCCTGA